A single window of Nicotiana tomentosiformis chromosome 1, ASM39032v3, whole genome shotgun sequence DNA harbors:
- the LOC104102948 gene encoding solute carrier family 40 member 3, chloroplastic — protein sequence MAVVVSHAFLAVRQAPFTSSSSFRIRPCFSSRRWLTPPRFTPQRVGSFSSRCSINTDVLTDIATDEEVRDDVATDDFGCTVPVLHLKSDILETEALNLLAKGTFVDTLLTTLPVLTEEEQNIIAATPAHPAGLYALYASCLAGNLVEQLWNFASPAAIALIHPSLLPVALMAFVAKLAVIGGGPLVGKLMDHFPRVPAYNCLSIVQTAAQLVSVGMIIHGHTLHPTSASSLLFRPWFVVLVLAGAVERLSGLALGVAVERDWVVLLAGTNRPVALAQANAILSRIDLLCEIAGAALFGILLSKYEPVVCLKIAAGLMIGALPVLVSLTWLTNKLSSGVLNRAVQTCCSCSSERSLLESENIVRVGLEAIKHGWFEYVKQPVLPASIAYVLLYFNVVLAPGGLMTAFLTQQGLNPSIIGCFSGICAFMGVAATFVSAKMVKHLGILRAGAAGLIFQASLLTTAVAVYWSGSLSQQTPVFFFLALVVLSRLGHMSYDVIGQQILQTGIPASKANLIGTTEVAVASLAESIMLGVAIIVNDVSHFGFLATLSLVSVVGAACLYCRWLENPTDTQRTLFSFRPHF from the exons GGTTGGAAGTTTTAGTTCTAGATGTTCCATAAATACTGACGTCTTAACTGACATTGCAACTGATGAAGAGGTTCGAGATGATGTTGCAACTGATGATTTCGGCTGTACAGTACCTGTTCTTCATCTCAAATCTGATATCCTGGAAACTGAAGCACTAAATCTGCTAGCTAAGGGCACATTTGTGGACACTCTCCTGACAACATTGCCT GTCCTAACAGAGGAGGAGCAGAATATTATTGCTGCAACACCTGCTCATCCAGCAGGGTTATACG CTTTATATGCTAGTTGCCTGGCTGGGAATTTGGTTGAACAACTATGGAATTTTGCCTCGCCTGCTGCTATTGCATTGATTCATCCTAGTCTTCTTCCTGTAGCACTAATGGCTTTCGTTGCTAAG CTTGCTGTAATTGGTGGAGGTCCTCTGGTTGGCAAGCTTATGGATCACTTTCCGAGGGTACCTGCATATAATTGTCTATCTATAGTCCAG ACAGCTGCCCAGTTGGTGTCTGTTGGAATGATTATACATGGTCACACTCTTCATCCAACATCTGCATCATCTTTACTTTTCCGTCCTTGGTTTGTTGTGCTTGTTCTAGCGGGAGCTGTTGAGAGGCTATCTGGGTTGGCATTGGGGGTCGCAGTGGAGCGTGATTGGGTTGTTTTG TTAGCTGGAACTAATCGCCCAGTTGCTCTTGCTCAAGCAAATGCTATTCTAAGCCGTATTGACCTCTTATGCGAG ATTGCTGGAGCGGCATTGTTTGGCATTCTTCTGTCTAAATATGAACCAGTTGTATGCTTAAAAATTGCTGCCGGTTTGATGATTGGGGCACTTCCTGTTTTG GTATCTCTGACATGGCTAACCAACAAGCTTTCTTCTGGGGTTCTCAACCGTGCTGTGCAAACTTGTTGCAGTTGTTCCTCCGAGCGGTCTTTACTAGAATCTGAAAATATAG TGAGAGTGGGTCTGGAAGCTATAAAGCATGGATGGTTTGAATATGTCAAACAACCTGTTCTTCCAGCAAGCATAGCCTATGTGCTTTTATACTTCAATGTTGTTCTTGCACCTGGTGGTTTAATGACAGCGTTCTTAACACAGCAAG GTTTAAATCCATCTATTATCGGGTGCTTCAGTGGAATATGTGCTTTTATGGGCGTCGCGGCAACATTTGTCTCCGCAAAGATGGTCAAGCACCTTGGCATCTTAAGG GCTGGAGCTGCTGGCCTAATATTCCAGGCTTCGCTTCTGACCACAGCTGTTGCTGTCTACTGGAGTGGATCTCTTTCTCAGCAGACTCCCGTTTTCTTTTTCTTGGCTTTAGTT GTATTGTCAAGACTGGGACACATGTCCTATGATGTCATTGGGCAACAGATTCTACAAACTGGAATACCTGCATCTAAGGCTAATCTTATCGGAACAACCGAGGTTGCTGTTGCAAGTTTAGCAGAATCAATCATGTTAGGAGTTGCAATAATTGTTAATGATGTCTCACATTTTGGATTTCTAGCGACACTTTCCCTTGTATCAGTAGTTGGGGCAGCATGTCTATACTGTAGATGGTTGGAAAATCCGACAGATACACAAAGGACTC